One Candidatus Zixiibacteriota bacterium genomic window, CCGGAGCGCTGTCTGCTGAGAACGATGCCTGCACGTGGGCATGGTAGTTCAGTCCGATGCAAATGATCTTGGACGGCTGCACCGGCGCCAGGAGGGTAATCTCGGAGAGCGGGAGCGTTGCGCCGTTCGGCTTTTTGTCCAACCAGGGCGGGTTGTCAAGCATCTCAACTATCTCTTCCCTGATCACTCCATAGCTTCCGTCAGGGAGTCCACTCGCCTTGAACCGCACGTATCTCGTACTCATGCCAGCGCAATACCTCTTATGTAGTTGGTAATCGAGTCGACATTGGCCTCCGGGTTGTACCCGCCCTCGAGAACCGACACCAGTCGTGAGCCGCACTGGTGGTCAGCCGCCTGGCGCAGACAAATGCCGATTTGGCGATAGCCCTCGCCGGTCAGACTGAACCCTCCCAGCGGATCGAGATAATGACCGTCGAACCCGGCCGATACAATAATGATATCAGGCTCGTAGCGAATTAGCGCGCCGCTGATTTCGGACTGGAATACCCCGACCAGTTCGGCATCGCCTGCTCCAGCCCAAAACGGGAAGTTCATGGTGTGACCGAGTCCGTCGCCAACGCCCTGCTCCCCTATTGCGCCAGTGCCAGGATAAAAGGGAGACTGGTGTGTAGAGATATACAGCACGTTGCTGCGGTCGTAGAAGAGGTGCTGCGTGCCGTTGCCATGGTGAACATCGAAATCGACCACCGCCACTCTCCGGCAATTATGCGAATCGAGTGCATATTGAGCCGCAACCGCTACATGGTTAACAAGGCAAAACCCCATGGCCCGGTCGGTTTCGGCGTGGTGCCCTGGAGGCCGCCCGATTATAAAAGACACCCTCGGCCCGCCGCCGAAAGCCTCGTCGACTGCGCTCAGCGCGGCCCAGGTGACACCACACGACGCGGCATAGGAAAGTGGCCCCATAAAGGTATCAGGATCGAGGTGTTTGATTTCGCTGCGCCGGTAGTTCTGCAAACTGTCAACATAGGCTGAATCGTGTACCCGTTTCAGAATCGACGCATCGAACTCGCGCACATCCAGATTCGTGGTGAGCGACTTGATCCCAGCTTCAGCGAGGGCTGTCGTGACAAGCGCCAGGCGATTGTAGTTCTCTGGGTGGCCGGGCGGAGCCGGATGAGTGTCCCTGCCAAGGGTGACCGCGATGCCAACCTGGTTCATGTCGAGAATTAACCGACCGCCATTAGGACGGTCAACTGAATATCACAGCTTCTTCCGCTTCCAGCGTCCGAGCGAAAACCACCAGGCGAGCAGCACCGCTTTGACAGTAGTTGTGATCGTCAAGGTCCACCAAATGCCGTTAATCCCCCAGCCCTGATCGAACGCGAGATACCAGGCGAGGGGAATGCGCGCGAGCGAACCCGGCAGCATGACGAGCATCGGCGGCACGGTATTCCCCGCGCCGGAGAAGGCCCCTTCGAGCACGATCTCAAGCGCCATCGCCGACTGGGAAATCCCCAGGATGATCAGGTAGTCGATGGCTATCCGGCGGACCTCGGGATCGCTGGTGAACACACCGGTTATGAGTCCGGGAAAGCCGATGAAAAGGGCCGAGAAGATCAGGGTGAGCCCTACTCCCAGTCCGACCGCCCCCCAGGCGCAGCGCGCCGCCCGCTCCGGCCGGCCGGCGCCCAGGTTCTGTCCGACCAGGGTTGATGCGGCGATTGAAAAACCGTAACAGGTCAGGTAGGAAAATGACTCCATCCGGTTGCCGATCCCCATAGCGGCGCCGGCGTTCTCGCCAAATCTGTGAACGAACCCAATCAGAAACCAGTAAACGAGCACGAAAACAAATTGCTGGCTGGCGATCGGTGCGCCGATCTGCGCAATCTTCAGGATACTCCGCACACCGACTCTCTCTCGGAGAGGATTTCCCACCGAGTACCCGACCCGGCCGAGAAGGAGAAGTCTCAGAATCAGCACGGCACCTGTCGCCAGGGCAAGTGTGGTAGCCACGGCCGCGCCCGGCACGCCGAGCTCGGGAAACGGCCCCCAGCCGAATATGAGCAGGGGATCGAGACAGATATTGATCGCGACTACAGTGATTCCGGTTTTGACCGGTGTGCGGGTATCGCCGGAGGCTCGGAAGATCGCGTAGGTGGTCTCGCATAGGAAGATGAGGAGAGAACTGGCGAAAAAGATTCTCAGGTAGGGCAGGGCCTGCGCGCGGGTTGCCTCGGCCACATTCATGAGCGCCAGCAACTGCGGCGACCAGACAACCCCCGCCGCGCTGACCACTCCCCCAATAATGCCCGCCAGCCAGAAGGCTTGCCGCCCGTGGTGGGCCGCCTGTTCCAATTCGCCGGCGCCGACATGCCGCGAAACCAGCGCCGTTACCCCGATACTTACGACTGCGGTCAGCGAAAACACCGTCCACACCATTACCAGCGACGAGGTCACTGCGTCCTGGGCCGCCGGTCCCAGCCAGCCGACCCAGAAGAAGTTGGCCACAGCGAGCGCGATTTCCATAAACATCCCCGCCACCACCGGTACGGCCAGCGATAAGATCGCCTTGATAATCGGCCCCGACGTGATGAGCTCGCGGTTTCGATCCGCTTTGGCCTGAAGCTGACTCATGTTACTTGTGAATCAATGGTCTCCGACAGGCGGTCTAGCCCGGTCGATAAGCCACCGGAGTGCGGAGTGGTAGCCGGTCACGCCCATACCGATAAACTGTTTCGCACACATATCGGCAAGCACGAGCTTGTGTCGGAATTCTTCACGGGCGTGCACATCAGATATGTGCACCTCGACAGCAGTAATCCCCACCGCCTCGATAGCGTCGCGCAGGGCGTAGCTGTAGTGCCCGAGCGCGCCCGGATTGATGATCAGTCCCACGGCCGATCCGGCCTCACGGTGGATGAAGTCGATTATCTTCCCTTCGTGGTTTGACTGAAACGGAAGCAGATCGTACCCGGCCGCACCCGCGGCTTCAACAAGCTGCGCCACCAGCTGGTCCAGCGAGGTGCTGCCGTATATCTCGGGGCTGCGCTTCCCCAGCAGGTTCAGATTCGGTCCGTTGACCAGCAGAATCTTAGGCATGTGAGTCTCCGTACTCGCGATAACGCGAGATAGCTTCATCGATTGCCGCAGCCACCAGTGCCGGTTTGACGTTTGTCTCGACCACCGGAGAACCGATCCGCCGAAGCAGGACGAATCGCTGCTCGCCGGAAAGACGCTTTTTGTCGAGCGCCATCGCGTCAATGACCCTGGCAGGATCGATCTTCCGTTTCGGCAGCAGCCCCATCATCGTACCTACCAGCGTCCGGTACGCTGTCAGCCCGCGAATCCGATAACCGCAGCGCTCCCCCAAAGCGAGGGCGGCGTCGATACCGATTATGACCGCTTCACCGTGAAGCAGTTTTCCGTAGCCGAGTGCCTTCTCAATCCCGTGTGCGAACGTATGGCCGTAGTTGAGCACCAACCGACGGGAGGTGTCGCGCTCATCCTTGCTGACCACATCAGCCTTGTATTCGGCGGAAAAATGAACCAGATGAGTCAGCGCCTTGGAATCATACAAGTCCCCGTCGCGAACAAATCCGGAAAGCATGGCAATTTCGGGCAATCCCGACAGTCCCGCACACTTAAGCACTTCACCGAGTCCGGCCACGATCTGCCGCTCGGAGAGTGTCATCAGAAACCGGACATCACAACACACAAACAATGGCTGCCAGAAGGCGCCGATCAGGTTTTTGCCCTGACGGTGATTGATACCGGTCTTGCCGCCGATCGCGGCATCGACCATGCCCAGCAAGGTCGTTGGGACTACCGCCCAGTTCACTCCCCGGAGCACAGTTGACGCGGCGTAGCCAACCAGGTCACTGGTCACACCGCCGCCCACTGCGACAATGAGATCATCGCGGCTGATTCGCTCGCCCAGCAGGAAATCGTATATCCCTGACAGCACGATGTCTGATTTTGTTTTCTCCCCCGACGGCACCACGAACTCAGTGTATCGCAGTCTCGTCTTACGTAGAGACGCAACCAGTCTCTGCCCGTGGAGGGCGTAAAAGTTGGCGTCGAATATCAGAAAGCAACAGTTCCCCCGTGACGCGCGCTTAAGCAAGTCGGCGAGCGCAGCCTCGAGTTCCTCTCCTACTAATACAGGATAGGTGAGACCGTGCGTATTGACTTCAATCGTGTTTATCATACGTATTGCCCAGTATGTTGAGTATTTCATCGACTATCTGCGGCACGGTCTTGCCAGTGGTGGATACCGTGAAATCGGCCCGCCGGTAGTTTTGGAGGCGTTTAACCATCAACTCGCGCATGTGCCGCAGGCTTGCCGCTCGAATGGTCTCGCCCCGGCGCGGCCGGACAAGCAGAAGCGGGCGATGTTTTGTATCGCCGATACGACGGTACAACTCGCGCAGAGTACAGCTCAGGTAGACTGTCGTGGCATGTTGCCGCGCCAGGTCACGCACCTGGGTCGACTGAAAGGCCCCGCCGCCGAGTGCGATCACTCCCCCGTGCCCCTTGCTCAAGAGCCTCATCAACTGCAGACGCTCGAGTGATCTAAAGTGCTTTTCCCCGTGCTCCCGGAAAACGGCTGTAATCGACTTGCGCATGGCCTTTTCCAGGTTCTCATCAAGGTCGATAAAGCGAGCGCCAAGCCGGCCGGCCAGAATCTTCCCAATGGTCGTCTTTCCGACTCCGGGAAAACCGATGAGAAACACCCAGCGTTGGGCCTGGTCCGTAGTCTTGGACTGACGATCACTCATCTTGAAACACCTGCGTGTAAACAGAATCGAATTCAACATCGATTCCGGTCCACAGCTTGTAGGACCTTAGCGCCTGGGCGACCAGCATGACCGATCCGTCGGCGGTGGCGACACCGGCGTCGCGAAGGGCAGCGATTATGCGGTTGTCGCTGTTATAATTAAGGTCCACGTACAGCGCCGCGTTCCCCCAGTCTTCATTGAGGGGCAGCGGGTTCGAGTTTATGTGGTTCGGACCTCCCAACGGTGTGCAATTGACGATTAGAAGTCCTTCCCGATCTCCTGCGAAAGTCGTAAGGTCGGTAATGCACGTAACGTCGATATCAGGTAATTCGCGCCGGAAGTGCTGCCGAAAGGTCTCGAGCTTCTGCGTGCTCCGACCCCACACGGTGAAATGCCGCACTGCGCAATCGCTCCGCAGAGCACATAGAATCGCCCTGGCGCCCCCGCCGCACCCGAGGATCAAGGCCCGGCTGAACCCGCTAATCCCGGTCCGCTTTAGTGCGTACGTGAACCCATAACAGTCGGTGTTGTAGCCGAACAACGACCCCTCACGAACCACCACCGAATTGACCGCGCCTGTAGCCCGGGCTACCGCGTCGAGATGGTGCATGTGCTCGACTATCGCCTCTTTATGCGGAATGGTCACCGCAAAACCCGTTATGGTGTAATTCAACTGAGCCTGAAGGTAGCCCTTAAGAGTGCCCGGCGGCACTGAGTGCAGCTCAAATCGCCCCTGCTGCCCGGCCTGCGCGAATATGGCGGCGAAAATGCGGGGAGAGAGCGAGTAACTGATATCATACCCGATCAACGCAAAGCGCTGCATTTTCATCGCACTACACGGGCCAGCAGTTCAAAGAACGCCGGGCAGGAGATGTTCACTGAGACGGGATCGTCAAGAGTCGACGGCCCAACGGCGCCCAGCGCCGCAATGGAGAAGGCCATGGCGATACGATGATCGCCAAACGCCTTGAAATCGCCGCCGCTCGGATCCTTGCGCCCGTCGATTATCAGCCCGTCCTCGAGAACCCCGCACGGCACTCCCATCTGACGGAGGTTCCAGGCGATTGCCTCAATCCGGTCGGACTCTTTTACTCGGAGCTCAGCGGCGTCGCGGACAATCGTCTCGCCTTTTGAGAACGCAGCGAGAACCGCGATGATCGGAATTTCGTCGATCATGGCCGCGGTATCTTCTCCCGAAACTTTGCGCCCTTTCAACTCGGCACCGGTAACTGTGACATCGCCGCGCGGTTCCCCGCAAACGACCGAGCGATTCGCAATCGAAACCTGAACGCCGATGTTCTTAAGGTGCTCCAGGAAAGCAGTGCGGGTCGGATTCAGCCCTACCTGTTCCACCGTGATTGTCCCGCCAGTGAGCGCCGCAGCGGCGAAAAAGAACGACGCGGTGGAAATATCGCCCGGTATGTCCAGCTCGCCGCCACCGGGTCGGGTGCGGGAAGCGAGGCGGATTTCGCGCTGGAAGTCCTCGGGCATGATCCGACGTTTCTTGCGCGGGTCGACCGGATCCGGCTGCAGAACCGGCGATATCTCGCGCACCTCAATCCTGGTGCCCAGGTACGAAAGCATCAACTCGGTGTGATCTCTCGTCACAACGTCTTCCTGCAGCGCGACCGAACATCCCGCCGCCACACCGGCCAGAAGCAGGGCCGACTTAACCTGCGCCGAGGCGACCGGGAGGCGGTACTCGAACGGCAAGAGCGGTCTCCCCTGCACCATGAGGGGAAGGTGTCCGTCGGTGGCAGTGATCTCCGCACCCATGGCGCACAGCGGCTCAACGATGCGAGCCATGGGGCGTCGAGACAGCGATTCATCGCCGGACAGGATTGCGCGCTGGTTTGTACCCGCCACCAAGCCGGCCAAAAGCCGGGCCGTAGTGCCGGAATTGCCGCAGTCGATAACCGTGTCACGCGGGACCGATAATCTTGTCGGCGGAGTGAGGGTGATCGTTCCGTTTTCGTCGTTTGCAACCGTGACACCGAGCGCTTGCGCCGCGCCCAGCGAGGAATTACAGTCGGCGTTGTCAGGGAAGTTGCGGACCGTTATCTGGCCTCCGGCGATAATCGAGATGAGCGCGGCGCGATGCGCTATCGACTTGTCTCCCGGCACGCGCATAACGCCTGAGAC contains:
- the aroA gene encoding 3-phosphoshikimate 1-carboxyvinyltransferase, whose amino-acid sequence is MKRDLKPARKVSGVMRVPGDKSIAHRAALISIIAGGQITVRNFPDNADCNSSLGAAQALGVTVANDENGTITLTPPTRLSVPRDTVIDCGNSGTTARLLAGLVAGTNQRAILSGDESLSRRPMARIVEPLCAMGAEITATDGHLPLMVQGRPLLPFEYRLPVASAQVKSALLLAGVAAGCSVALQEDVVTRDHTELMLSYLGTRIEVREISPVLQPDPVDPRKKRRIMPEDFQREIRLASRTRPGGGELDIPGDISTASFFFAAAALTGGTITVEQVGLNPTRTAFLEHLKNIGVQVSIANRSVVCGEPRGDVTVTGAELKGRKVSGEDTAAMIDEIPIIAVLAAFSKGETIVRDAAELRVKESDRIEAIAWNLRQMGVPCGVLEDGLIIDGRKDPSGGDFKAFGDHRIAMAFSIAALGAVGPSTLDDPVSVNISCPAFFELLARVVR
- a CDS encoding MATE family efflux transporter; translation: MSQLQAKADRNRELITSGPIIKAILSLAVPVVAGMFMEIALAVANFFWVGWLGPAAQDAVTSSLVMVWTVFSLTAVVSIGVTALVSRHVGAGELEQAAHHGRQAFWLAGIIGGVVSAAGVVWSPQLLALMNVAEATRAQALPYLRIFFASSLLIFLCETTYAIFRASGDTRTPVKTGITVVAINICLDPLLIFGWGPFPELGVPGAAVATTLALATGAVLILRLLLLGRVGYSVGNPLRERVGVRSILKIAQIGAPIASQQFVFVLVYWFLIGFVHRFGENAGAAMGIGNRMESFSYLTCYGFSIAASTLVGQNLGAGRPERAARCAWGAVGLGVGLTLIFSALFIGFPGLITGVFTSDPEVRRIAIDYLIILGISQSAMALEIVLEGAFSGAGNTVPPMLVMLPGSLARIPLAWYLAFDQGWGINGIWWTLTITTTVKAVLLAWWFSLGRWKRKKL
- a CDS encoding 3-dehydroquinate synthase family protein, whose product is MKYSTYWAIRMINTIEVNTHGLTYPVLVGEELEAALADLLKRASRGNCCFLIFDANFYALHGQRLVASLRKTRLRYTEFVVPSGEKTKSDIVLSGIYDFLLGERISRDDLIVAVGGGVTSDLVGYAASTVLRGVNWAVVPTTLLGMVDAAIGGKTGINHRQGKNLIGAFWQPLFVCCDVRFLMTLSERQIVAGLGEVLKCAGLSGLPEIAMLSGFVRDGDLYDSKALTHLVHFSAEYKADVVSKDERDTSRRLVLNYGHTFAHGIEKALGYGKLLHGEAVIIGIDAALALGERCGYRIRGLTAYRTLVGTMMGLLPKRKIDPARVIDAMALDKKRLSGEQRFVLLRRIGSPVVETNVKPALVAAAIDEAISRYREYGDSHA
- a CDS encoding shikimate kinase, which gives rise to MSDRQSKTTDQAQRWVFLIGFPGVGKTTIGKILAGRLGARFIDLDENLEKAMRKSITAVFREHGEKHFRSLERLQLMRLLSKGHGGVIALGGGAFQSTQVRDLARQHATTVYLSCTLRELYRRIGDTKHRPLLLVRPRRGETIRAASLRHMRELMVKRLQNYRRADFTVSTTGKTVPQIVDEILNILGNTYDKHD
- a CDS encoding histone deacetylase, which codes for MNQVGIAVTLGRDTHPAPPGHPENYNRLALVTTALAEAGIKSLTTNLDVREFDASILKRVHDSAYVDSLQNYRRSEIKHLDPDTFMGPLSYAASCGVTWAALSAVDEAFGGGPRVSFIIGRPPGHHAETDRAMGFCLVNHVAVAAQYALDSHNCRRVAVVDFDVHHGNGTQHLFYDRSNVLYISTHQSPFYPGTGAIGEQGVGDGLGHTMNFPFWAGAGDAELVGVFQSEISGALIRYEPDIIIVSAGFDGHYLDPLGGFSLTGEGYRQIGICLRQAADHQCGSRLVSVLEGGYNPEANVDSITNYIRGIALA
- a CDS encoding shikimate dehydrogenase → MKMQRFALIGYDISYSLSPRIFAAIFAQAGQQGRFELHSVPPGTLKGYLQAQLNYTITGFAVTIPHKEAIVEHMHHLDAVARATGAVNSVVVREGSLFGYNTDCYGFTYALKRTGISGFSRALILGCGGGARAILCALRSDCAVRHFTVWGRSTQKLETFRQHFRRELPDIDVTCITDLTTFAGDREGLLIVNCTPLGGPNHINSNPLPLNEDWGNAALYVDLNYNSDNRIIAALRDAGVATADGSVMLVAQALRSYKLWTGIDVEFDSVYTQVFQDE
- the aroQ gene encoding type II 3-dehydroquinate dehydratase; the protein is MPKILLVNGPNLNLLGKRSPEIYGSTSLDQLVAQLVEAAGAAGYDLLPFQSNHEGKIIDFIHREAGSAVGLIINPGALGHYSYALRDAIEAVGITAVEVHISDVHAREEFRHKLVLADMCAKQFIGMGVTGYHSALRWLIDRARPPVGDH